The following coding sequences lie in one Deltaproteobacteria bacterium genomic window:
- a CDS encoding magnesium chelatase subunit H, translated as MQRPTSKPDATPIVVVIITLDHHLGGVMDRVRERLEPEIPGLDLRHHAMTTFSDPRAVETCRRDIAEGDIILANMFFLEEHIRAVLPALEARHESCDAMICTLSAGEVMRLTRMGEFRMNGSKKGMSLLKKLRGKGTGANKSGGAGQLAMLRFLPKLFALIPGKAQDLRAYFLTMSYLLSGSTDNLADMVRLFVTQYADGPRRGLRGTLKPGAPRCYPEVGVYHPRLRARISESLAELPEPAQARGTVGLLVMRSYVLAGDTRHYDQVIESLEARGLRVIPAFACGLDNRPAIEKFFMDKHRVRVDAVLSLTGFSLVGGPAFNNARAAEEILTQLDVPFVTAQPLEFQSIEQWEASVSGLTAIESTMMVAIPELDGATAPVVFAGRRGGMKGAMVGIDDRIERLTGRLERLVQLRRKERSQRNVAIVLFNFPPNGGATGTAAYLSVFESLHRTLLAMAADGYDVEVPATVDALRAKVLEGNAGQFGTDANVMARVSADDHVRRTPHLAEIEKQWGPAPGKHLSSGSSIFVLGAKFGRVMVGIQPTFGYEGDPMRLLFESSFAPTHAFAAFYRYMREDFRADVVLHFGTHGALEFMPGKQVGLSRHCWPDRLLGDLPNVYLYASNNPSEGTIARRRSAATLVSYLTPPVTRSGLYRELQSLRASLDRLRSLPASDGEAVNLVPFIQAQAAALDLVAAEPAWPGPLAPELATLSVALHELEQTLIPCGLHVLGEPMPKAARIDYLTAIAEVAPEGPLPQPTIAALVSGASPKAALIAGGVEPSKHAIARCETLQHTDRQLAEDHEIPALLRALDGRFIRPAPGGDLLRNPDVLPTGRNVHGFDPCAIPSDFAMREGERQAALLLRKHLDEGNAFPRSIALVLWGSDNLKSGGGPIGQALALLGARARTDSYGKVCGAELIPLAELGRPRIDVMMTLSGIFRDLLPMQTKILAEAAFLAASADEPIESNFVRAHALEHMAAHNCDLETASLRVFGNAENAYGANVNQMIESGAWQDEDELGDVFAARKCFAYHPSGRAAPQKTLLKSVLARVDLAYQNLESVELGITTIDHYFDTLGGIARAARSQRGSGPALPVYIGDQTGSGEQVRTLREQVALETRTRSLNPKWSEEMLRHGAEGVRQIEAQVTNTLGWSATTAQVEPWVYRELTNTYMLDPQMRDRLAALNPKASVKLAYRLLEASERQYWHPDPETLAALVRAGDALEDRLEGAVSRVA; from the coding sequence ATGCAAAGGCCCACTTCCAAGCCTGACGCCACGCCGATCGTCGTGGTGATCATCACCCTCGATCATCACCTCGGGGGCGTGATGGACCGCGTGCGCGAGCGGCTCGAGCCCGAGATCCCGGGGCTGGACCTGCGGCACCACGCGATGACGACGTTCAGCGATCCGCGCGCAGTCGAGACCTGCCGCCGCGACATCGCCGAGGGCGACATCATCCTCGCCAACATGTTCTTTCTCGAGGAGCACATCCGTGCGGTCCTGCCGGCGCTCGAGGCCCGCCACGAGTCGTGCGATGCCATGATCTGCACGCTCTCCGCCGGCGAGGTCATGCGACTGACCCGCATGGGCGAGTTCCGCATGAACGGCTCGAAGAAGGGCATGTCGCTGCTCAAGAAGCTGCGCGGCAAGGGCACCGGGGCCAACAAATCGGGCGGCGCGGGCCAGCTCGCGATGCTGCGCTTCTTGCCGAAGCTGTTCGCACTCATCCCCGGCAAGGCACAGGATCTGCGGGCCTACTTCCTGACCATGTCGTATCTGCTGTCGGGCTCGACCGACAATCTCGCCGACATGGTGCGATTGTTCGTCACCCAGTACGCCGATGGCCCGCGTCGGGGCTTGCGCGGCACGCTGAAGCCCGGCGCGCCGCGGTGCTATCCCGAGGTCGGCGTCTATCACCCGCGCCTGCGTGCACGCATCTCCGAGTCCCTCGCCGAGCTGCCCGAGCCCGCGCAGGCACGCGGCACCGTCGGCCTGTTGGTGATGCGCTCGTATGTGCTCGCCGGCGACACGCGCCACTACGATCAGGTCATCGAGAGCCTCGAGGCGCGCGGACTTCGGGTCATCCCCGCGTTCGCCTGCGGCCTCGACAACCGCCCGGCGATCGAGAAGTTCTTCATGGACAAGCATCGCGTCCGCGTGGATGCGGTGCTGTCGTTGACGGGCTTCTCGCTGGTCGGCGGGCCGGCGTTCAACAACGCGCGCGCGGCCGAGGAGATCCTCACGCAGCTCGACGTTCCGTTCGTCACCGCCCAGCCGCTCGAGTTCCAGAGCATCGAGCAGTGGGAGGCCTCGGTCTCGGGTCTGACGGCGATCGAGTCGACGATGATGGTCGCGATCCCCGAGCTCGACGGCGCCACCGCGCCGGTCGTGTTCGCCGGCCGCCGCGGCGGCATGAAGGGCGCGATGGTCGGCATCGACGATCGGATCGAGCGCCTCACCGGGCGCCTCGAGCGGCTGGTGCAGCTGCGACGCAAGGAACGCTCGCAACGCAACGTCGCGATCGTGCTCTTCAACTTCCCGCCCAACGGGGGCGCCACCGGCACGGCCGCGTACCTCTCGGTGTTCGAGTCACTGCACCGGACCCTGCTCGCGATGGCCGCCGACGGCTACGACGTCGAGGTCCCCGCGACCGTCGATGCCCTGCGCGCGAAGGTTCTCGAGGGCAACGCGGGCCAGTTCGGCACCGACGCCAACGTGATGGCGCGGGTCTCCGCCGACGACCACGTGCGTCGGACCCCTCACCTCGCGGAGATCGAGAAGCAGTGGGGCCCGGCGCCCGGCAAGCACCTCAGCAGTGGCTCCTCGATCTTCGTGCTCGGGGCGAAGTTCGGCCGGGTCATGGTCGGCATCCAACCGACCTTCGGCTACGAGGGCGACCCGATGCGGTTGCTCTTCGAGTCGAGCTTCGCCCCCACCCACGCGTTCGCGGCGTTCTACCGCTACATGCGCGAGGACTTCCGTGCCGACGTCGTGCTGCACTTCGGCACCCACGGCGCGCTGGAGTTCATGCCCGGCAAGCAGGTGGGCCTGTCGCGGCACTGTTGGCCCGATCGCTTGCTCGGCGATCTGCCCAATGTCTATCTCTACGCGTCCAACAACCCCTCCGAGGGCACGATCGCCCGCCGGCGATCGGCGGCGACACTGGTCAGCTACCTGACGCCACCGGTGACGCGTTCCGGACTGTATCGCGAGCTGCAGAGCCTCCGCGCCTCGCTCGATCGTCTGCGCTCGCTCCCCGCCAGCGACGGCGAGGCCGTCAACCTGGTGCCGTTCATCCAGGCGCAGGCCGCAGCGCTCGACCTCGTGGCCGCCGAACCGGCGTGGCCGGGGCCGCTCGCACCGGAGCTCGCAACCCTGAGCGTCGCGCTGCACGAGCTCGAGCAGACCTTGATTCCCTGCGGGCTGCACGTGCTCGGTGAGCCGATGCCGAAGGCTGCGCGGATCGACTACCTGACGGCGATCGCCGAGGTCGCCCCCGAGGGTCCCCTGCCGCAGCCGACGATCGCGGCCCTGGTGTCGGGCGCCTCGCCGAAGGCCGCATTGATCGCCGGCGGCGTGGAGCCGAGCAAGCACGCCATCGCGCGCTGCGAGACGCTGCAGCACACCGACCGACAGCTCGCAGAGGATCACGAAATCCCGGCGCTGCTGCGGGCGCTCGACGGCCGCTTCATCCGCCCCGCGCCGGGTGGCGATCTCCTTCGCAACCCCGACGTGCTCCCGACCGGGCGCAATGTCCACGGCTTCGATCCGTGCGCCATCCCCAGCGACTTCGCGATGCGCGAGGGCGAGCGGCAAGCCGCACTCCTGCTGCGCAAACACCTCGACGAAGGCAACGCATTCCCCCGATCGATCGCGCTGGTGCTGTGGGGATCCGACAACCTCAAGTCGGGCGGCGGACCCATCGGGCAGGCGCTGGCCTTGCTCGGCGCACGCGCGCGCACCGATAGCTACGGCAAGGTCTGTGGCGCCGAGCTGATCCCGCTGGCCGAGCTCGGCCGCCCGCGGATCGACGTGATGATGACGCTGTCCGGCATCTTCCGCGATCTGCTGCCCATGCAGACCAAGATCCTCGCCGAGGCCGCGTTCTTGGCCGCGAGCGCCGACGAGCCGATCGAATCGAACTTCGTGCGAGCGCACGCGCTCGAGCATATGGCGGCCCACAATTGCGATCTCGAGACCGCCTCGCTGCGGGTGTTCGGCAACGCCGAGAACGCCTACGGCGCGAACGTGAACCAAATGATCGAGAGCGGTGCGTGGCAGGACGAAGACGAGCTCGGCGACGTGTTCGCTGCGCGCAAGTGCTTTGCGTATCATCCCAGCGGTCGCGCAGCGCCCCAGAAGACCCTGCTCAAGAGCGTGCTCGCGCGGGTCGATCTCGCCTATCAGAACCTCGAGTCCGTCGAGCTCGGGATCACCACGATCGATCACTACTTCGATACCCTGGGAGGCATCGCCCGCGCCGCGCGCTCGCAGCGAGGCAGCGGGCCGGCGCTACCGGTCTACATCGGCGACCAGACCGGGTCGGGTGAGCAGGTTCGGACCCTGCGCGAGCAGGTCGCGCTCGAGACCCGCACGCGCTCGCTCAACCCCAAGTGGAGCGAGGAAATGCTGCGTCACGGGGCCGAGGGCGTGCGACAGATCGAAGCCCAGGTCACCAACACGCTCGGCTGGTCCGCGACCACCGCCCAGGTCGAGCCGTGGGTCTACCGCGAGCTGACCAACACCTACATGCTCGATCCGCAGATGCGCGATCGGCTTGCCGCGCTCAATCCCAAGGCGTCGGTGAAGCTGGCCTATCGCCTCCTCGAGGCCTCGGAGCGCCAATACTGGCACCCGGACCCAGAGACCCTCGCTGCCCTCGTCCGGGCCGGCGACGCACTCGAAGACCGCCTCGAAGGGGCGGTATCCCGCGTCGCCTGA
- a CDS encoding ferredoxin:protochlorophyllide reductase (ATP-dependent) iron-sulfur ATP-binding protein, whose product MTMSELVRINRRGDGDGSVQFHDATAAALSGAKVFAIYGKGGIGKSTTSSNLSVAFSKLGKRVLQIGCDPKHDSTFTLTKQLQPTVIDVLQSVDFHPEELRPEDFVVEGYNGVLCIEAGGPPAGTGCGGYVVGQTVKLLKEHHLLEETDVVIFDVLGDVVCGGFAAPLQHAQRALIVAANDFDSIFAMNRIVAAIEAKAKNYAVRVGGVIANRSVDTDQIDRFNTRVGLSRLAHIPDLDVVRRSRLKKATLFEMDASPEVEAVQREFLRLAAGLWAGVEPLDARPMKDREIFDFLGFE is encoded by the coding sequence ATGACGATGTCGGAACTCGTACGAATCAATCGCCGTGGCGATGGGGACGGCAGCGTCCAGTTCCACGACGCGACCGCAGCCGCGCTCTCGGGAGCAAAGGTGTTCGCGATCTACGGCAAGGGCGGCATCGGCAAGAGCACGACATCCTCCAACCTGTCGGTCGCCTTCTCGAAGCTCGGCAAGCGCGTGCTGCAGATCGGTTGCGACCCCAAGCACGACTCGACCTTCACGCTGACCAAGCAGCTGCAACCCACGGTGATCGACGTGCTGCAGTCGGTCGACTTCCACCCCGAGGAGCTGCGGCCCGAGGACTTCGTGGTCGAGGGCTACAACGGCGTCCTGTGCATCGAGGCCGGTGGGCCGCCCGCCGGCACCGGCTGCGGCGGCTACGTGGTCGGCCAGACCGTCAAGCTGCTCAAGGAGCACCACCTGCTCGAGGAGACCGACGTGGTCATCTTCGACGTGCTCGGCGACGTCGTCTGCGGCGGTTTCGCGGCGCCGCTGCAGCACGCCCAACGTGCACTCATCGTCGCGGCCAATGACTTCGATTCGATCTTCGCGATGAATCGTATCGTCGCCGCCATCGAGGCCAAGGCCAAGAACTACGCGGTGCGGGTCGGCGGGGTCATCGCGAACCGCAGCGTCGACACCGACCAGATCGACCGGTTCAACACCCGGGTCGGGCTCTCGCGCCTGGCCCACATCCCCGACCTCGACGTGGTCCGCCGCAGCCGGCTCAAGAAGGCCACGCTCTTCGAGATGGACGCATCGCCCGAGGTCGAGGCGGTGCAACGCGAGTTCCTGCGGCTGGCTGCGGGCCTGTGGGCGGGCGTCGAGCCGCTCGATGCACGGCCGATGAAGGACCGCGAAATCTTCGACTTCCTGGGGTTCGAATGA
- a CDS encoding BCD family MFS transporter produces MKPSLAIRFWQALGTKVLPFADAATPELPLGRLLRLSMFQISVGMGLVLLNGTLNRVMIVELGIGASLVSAMVALPILFAPLRALVGHRSDNHRSALGWRRLPYAFLGTLMQFGGLAILPFAMLVLSGRGVSQPGVIGHTATALAFLMVGVGLHTTQTAGVALATDLAPAESRPRVVALLYVMLLLGMVGASLTFGALLRNFGYVELIQIVQGAAVVTVAINVIALWKQEPRRSDIDPDDAPEAPRFFATFRAFANRRHAGRLLVAVAFGGAGFGAQDILLEPFGGELLQLSVAGTTVLTALMAGGTLAGLFAAARWLSRGRDPYQLAAYGVLVGIVGFSCVVLSAPFASRLLFWLGTGVIGFGAGWFSVGTLSAAMAISDPGQSGIAVGAWGAVQATVTGAGIALGGLLRDVVSAFALRGALGPGLNQPSAGYLLVYTLEIGLLFGTLIAIGPLVRFANRRGSPTRFGLAELPT; encoded by the coding sequence ATGAAGCCCAGTCTCGCCATTCGCTTCTGGCAGGCCCTCGGTACGAAGGTCTTGCCATTCGCGGACGCCGCGACGCCCGAGCTCCCACTCGGCAGGCTCCTGCGCCTGTCGATGTTCCAGATCTCCGTCGGCATGGGCCTGGTGCTGCTGAACGGCACGCTCAATCGCGTGATGATCGTCGAACTCGGCATCGGCGCGTCGCTGGTCTCGGCCATGGTGGCGCTCCCGATCCTGTTCGCGCCGCTTCGCGCGTTGGTCGGGCACCGCTCCGACAACCACCGCTCCGCGCTGGGCTGGCGTCGCCTGCCCTACGCGTTCCTCGGCACGCTGATGCAGTTCGGCGGCCTGGCGATCCTGCCCTTCGCGATGCTGGTGCTGTCGGGGCGCGGGGTCTCGCAGCCCGGCGTCATCGGGCACACCGCGACCGCACTCGCGTTCTTGATGGTGGGCGTCGGACTGCACACGACGCAGACTGCGGGCGTCGCCCTGGCGACCGACCTCGCGCCGGCCGAGAGCCGTCCCCGCGTGGTCGCGCTGCTCTACGTGATGCTGCTACTGGGGATGGTCGGGGCCTCGCTGACCTTCGGGGCCCTGCTGCGGAACTTCGGCTACGTCGAGCTGATCCAGATCGTGCAAGGGGCAGCGGTGGTCACCGTCGCGATCAACGTGATCGCGTTGTGGAAGCAAGAGCCGCGGCGCAGCGACATCGATCCCGACGATGCCCCCGAGGCACCACGCTTCTTCGCGACGTTTCGCGCCTTCGCGAACCGCCGCCACGCGGGCCGCCTGCTGGTGGCGGTGGCGTTCGGCGGTGCCGGCTTCGGCGCCCAGGACATCCTGCTCGAGCCCTTCGGCGGCGAGCTGCTGCAGCTCTCGGTCGCCGGCACCACGGTGCTCACCGCGTTGATGGCCGGCGGCACGCTCGCGGGACTGTTCGCGGCGGCGCGATGGCTGTCGCGCGGCCGCGATCCCTATCAGCTGGCCGCGTATGGCGTGCTGGTCGGCATCGTCGGGTTCTCGTGCGTCGTGTTGTCGGCGCCCTTCGCCTCGCGACTGCTGTTCTGGCTCGGCACCGGCGTCATCGGCTTCGGCGCGGGTTGGTTCTCGGTCGGCACGCTCAGCGCCGCCATGGCCATCTCGGACCCCGGCCAGAGCGGCATCGCCGTCGGGGCCTGGGGCGCGGTGCAGGCCACGGTGACCGGTGCCGGCATCGCGCTCGGCGGCCTGCTGCGCGACGTCGTCTCGGCGTTCGCGCTGCGCGGCGCGCTCGGCCCCGGCCTCAATCAACCGTCGGCCGGATATCTGCTGGTCTATACCCTCGAGATTGGGCTGCTCTTCGGCACGCTCATCGCCATCGGCCCCTTGGTGAGATTCGCCAATCGTCGCGGTTCACCCACTCGCTTCGGACTCGCGGAGCTCCCCACCTGA
- a CDS encoding magnesium protoporphyrin IX methyltransferase, whose amino-acid sequence MTATTANETALAVPETAYERRRGELEQYFDRTAASAWAALTSNAPVGRIRATVRAGRERMRETLLGYLPDDLTGARVLDAGCGTGTFAECLAARGAEVVAVDISQTLVDLARERAEAGGVGPGTIEYRVGDMLDPGLGLFDWVVALDSLIHYQADQLQALLVQLCARTRYGVAFTFVPRTALLSLMHLVGKAFPRGNRSPDIRPITERALRNRLAADEALAGFAAGRSDRIESGFYTSQAMELCRA is encoded by the coding sequence ATGACCGCCACCACCGCCAATGAAACCGCACTTGCCGTTCCGGAGACCGCCTACGAGCGACGCCGCGGCGAACTCGAGCAGTACTTCGATCGCACCGCTGCCAGTGCCTGGGCCGCGCTGACCTCGAATGCGCCGGTGGGTCGCATCCGCGCGACCGTGCGCGCCGGTCGTGAGCGCATGCGCGAGACCCTGCTGGGATACCTGCCCGACGATCTGACCGGCGCCCGCGTGCTCGATGCCGGCTGCGGCACCGGCACCTTCGCCGAGTGCCTGGCCGCGCGTGGTGCCGAGGTCGTCGCGGTCGACATCTCGCAGACGCTCGTCGATCTCGCGCGCGAGCGTGCCGAGGCCGGCGGCGTGGGACCCGGCACCATCGAGTACCGCGTGGGCGACATGCTCGACCCGGGCCTGGGCCTGTTCGACTGGGTGGTCGCGCTCGACTCGCTGATCCACTACCAGGCCGATCAGCTGCAGGCGCTGCTGGTGCAGCTGTGCGCCCGCACCCGCTACGGCGTCGCCTTCACGTTCGTGCCGCGCACCGCGTTGCTCTCGCTCATGCACCTGGTCGGCAAGGCCTTCCCTCGCGGGAACCGATCGCCCGACATCCGCCCCATCACCGAGCGCGCGCTCCGAAACCGACTCGCCGCCGACGAGGCCCTCGCCGGCTTCGCCGCCGGCCGCAGCGATCGGATCGAGAGCGGCTTCTACACCTCGCAGGCCATGGAGCTCTGCCGCGCATGA
- a CDS encoding ferredoxin:protochlorophyllide reductase (ATP-dependent) subunit B gives MQLAVWTYEGPPHVGAMRVATAMKGVHFLLHAPQGDTYADLLFTMIERRRERPPVTYTTFAARDLGSDTAELFKTAAREAYQRFAPELLLVGASCTAELIQDDPGGIAAALGLPIPVVPLELSAYQRKENWGAAHTFYKIVRACCPATVPLRSERSRPRCNLLGPTALGFRHRDDVMELTRLLDRLGVDVEVVAPLGASPHDLARLAQADFNVVMYPEIADSVARWLGKTFAQPCLSAPLGVIATREFCQRVAQMSGADADSVIDDASCRLPWYSRSVDSTYLTKKQVFVFGDASHAIAAARIATAELGFEVIGLGTYSREFAREVREAAAGYGVEALITDDHLLVEERIGALQPELVLGTQMERHIAKRLGLPCAVISAPVHVQDYPARYSPQMGFEGANVLFDTWVHPLMMGLEEHLLAMFRDDFEFADGRGPSHLGAAASPTVVEAPAAAPTPPPAAAESPAAAESDAPRWTEEAERELKKIPFFVRGKARRNTERFAREFGRTPITLETLYDAKAHFQA, from the coding sequence ATGCAACTCGCGGTCTGGACCTACGAGGGCCCCCCCCATGTCGGCGCGATGCGAGTCGCGACTGCCATGAAGGGCGTGCACTTCCTGCTGCACGCGCCGCAGGGTGACACCTACGCCGATCTGCTCTTCACGATGATCGAGCGCCGACGCGAGCGCCCGCCGGTGACCTACACCACCTTCGCGGCGCGCGACCTCGGCAGCGATACCGCCGAGCTGTTCAAGACCGCCGCCCGCGAGGCCTACCAGCGCTTCGCACCCGAGCTGCTGCTGGTCGGCGCATCGTGTACGGCCGAGCTGATCCAGGACGACCCCGGTGGCATCGCTGCGGCACTGGGCCTGCCCATCCCGGTGGTGCCGCTCGAGCTCTCGGCCTACCAGCGCAAGGAGAACTGGGGCGCTGCGCACACGTTCTACAAGATCGTCCGCGCCTGCTGCCCCGCGACGGTGCCGCTCCGCAGCGAGCGCTCGCGGCCACGCTGCAACCTGCTCGGCCCCACCGCGCTCGGCTTTCGCCATCGCGACGACGTGATGGAGCTGACCCGGCTGCTCGACCGCTTGGGCGTCGACGTCGAGGTCGTCGCGCCGCTCGGTGCGTCCCCCCACGATCTCGCACGGCTCGCCCAGGCCGACTTCAACGTGGTCATGTACCCCGAGATCGCCGACTCGGTCGCGCGTTGGCTCGGCAAGACCTTCGCGCAGCCGTGCTTGTCGGCGCCGCTGGGTGTGATCGCGACCCGCGAGTTCTGCCAACGGGTCGCCCAGATGAGCGGCGCCGATGCGGACTCGGTGATCGACGACGCCAGCTGTCGCCTGCCCTGGTACTCGCGTTCGGTCGACTCGACCTACCTCACGAAGAAGCAGGTCTTCGTGTTCGGCGACGCGAGTCATGCGATTGCCGCGGCCCGCATCGCCACCGCCGAGCTCGGCTTCGAGGTCATCGGGCTGGGCACCTACAGCCGCGAGTTCGCACGCGAGGTCCGCGAGGCCGCCGCTGGCTACGGCGTCGAGGCGCTCATCACCGACGATCACCTGTTGGTCGAGGAGCGCATCGGCGCACTGCAGCCCGAGCTGGTGCTCGGCACGCAGATGGAACGCCACATCGCCAAGCGCCTGGGGCTGCCTTGCGCGGTGATCTCGGCGCCGGTGCACGTACAGGACTATCCGGCCCGCTACTCGCCGCAGATGGGCTTCGAGGGCGCCAACGTGCTGTTCGACACCTGGGTGCACCCGCTGATGATGGGTCTCGAAGAGCACCTCTTGGCGATGTTCCGCGACGACTTCGAGTTCGCCGACGGACGCGGCCCCTCGCACCTGGGCGCTGCGGCCTCGCCGACGGTGGTCGAGGCGCCAGCAGCTGCGCCCACGCCACCCCCGGCGGCGGCAGAGAGCCCCGCGGCGGCCGAGTCCGACGCGCCGCGCTGGACCGAGGAGGCCGAGCGCGAGCTCAAGAAGATCCCGTTTTTCGTGCGCGGCAAGGCGCGGCGAAACACCGAACGCTTTGCTCGGGAGTTTGGACGGACCCCCATCACGCTGGAGACGCTCTACGATGCAAAGGCCCACTTCCAAGCCTGA